CGGTGAAGCGGGTGGCGCTGGTCGCGGAGCGCGGTGCCCAGGTCCGGATGGAATTTTCCGGTGAAGGTTTGCTACTTGCCGCCGGCGGCGACGATGCCGGCCGCGCGGAAGAGTGGCTCGAGGTGGATTTTCGGGGTGAGCCGTTGACCATCGCGTTCAATCCCGGATACCTGATCGACGGACTCGGCTCGTTGCATGCGGAGCAGGCCTTGTTCGGCTTCACCACGTCCAGTCGGCCGGCGGTGCTGCGCCCGGCAGCGGCGGACGACGACCCGCGGCCGGCGGAGAACGGGACGTTCGTCGCACCGGAGTCGGCGTACACCTACCTGCTCATGCCGGTCCGGCTGCCCGGCTAGCCGGTGTTCGTCACACGGCTGACGCTGCAGGACTTTCGGTCCTGGCCGGAACTGGACTTGTCGTTGACCCCGGGTTGTACGACCTTCGTCGGTGCCAACGGAAACGGGAAGACCAACCTGCTCGAGGCGGTCGGTTATCTGGGCACGCTCGGTTCGCACCGGGTGGCCGGTGACGGCCCGTTGATCCGAACCGGCAGTACCCGCGCCGTCATCGGCGCCACGGTGGTGAACACCGGCCGTGAGCTGACAGTGGATGTGGAGCTCAACGCCGGCGTGGCGAACCGGGCCCGGATCAACGGCTCGCCGACCCGCCGGCCGCGGGAGATCCTCGGCATCCTGCGGAGCGTGCTGTTCGCCCCGGAGGATCTGGCGCTGGTCCGGGGTGATCCGGGGGAACGGCGGTCGTTCCTGGACGACCTGGCAACCGTGCGTCGGCCCCGCATAGCGGGAGTCCGCGCCGACTACGACCGAGTGCTCCGGCAGCGGTCCGCGCTGCTCAAGTCGGCCGGCCGCAACCCGCGGGCCGATCTGAGCACGCTCGATGTCTGGGACGAGCACCTGATCGAGCATGCGACGACGTTGCTCGTCGAGCGGCTTCGCCTGCTGACCGAGCTCGCGCCGCATGTCACCGCCGCGTACCAGCAGATCGCACCGGAATCACGACCGGCAGCGCTGCGGTACCGCAGTGGGATCGGTGAGCTGTCCACCGACCCGGCGGTCACCGCCGAACTGCTCCGAACCGCGCTGGCTGCGGCGCGGCGCAAGGAACTCGAGCGGGGCGTCTGCCTGGTCGGCCCGCACCGCGACGACGTCGAGTTGTTACTCGGCACCAATCCCGCCAAAGGCTATGCCAGCCATGGTGAATCGTGGTCGTTCGCGCTGGCGCTGCGGCTCGGTTCGTTCACCCTGCTGCGCTCCGACGGGACCGACCCGGTGCTGCTGCTCGACGACGTATTCGCCGAGCTGGACCGGCGGCGCCGCAGCGCCCTGGCGGCCGCCGCGATCGATGCCGAGCAGGTGCTGGTCACGGCCGCGGTCGCCGATGACGTGCCGGTCGAGCTGACCGGCCGCCGGGTCGGTGTCGTCTGCAGCGCCGCGGCCGACGATGCGGTCCGGCGCTCCAGCCTCGCCGCCGAGTCCGCCGAGTCCGGTGCGAGCTCGGCCGGTTCCG
Above is a genomic segment from Skermania piniformis containing:
- the recF gene encoding DNA replication/repair protein RecF (All proteins in this family for which functions are known are DNA-binding proteins that assist the filamentation of RecA onto DNA for the initiation of recombination or recombinational repair.); the protein is MFVTRLTLQDFRSWPELDLSLTPGCTTFVGANGNGKTNLLEAVGYLGTLGSHRVAGDGPLIRTGSTRAVIGATVVNTGRELTVDVELNAGVANRARINGSPTRRPREILGILRSVLFAPEDLALVRGDPGERRSFLDDLATVRRPRIAGVRADYDRVLRQRSALLKSAGRNPRADLSTLDVWDEHLIEHATTLLVERLRLLTELAPHVTAAYQQIAPESRPAALRYRSGIGELSTDPAVTAELLRTALAAARRKELERGVCLVGPHRDDVELLLGTNPAKGYASHGESWSFALALRLGSFTLLRSDGTDPVLLLDDVFAELDRRRRSALAAAAIDAEQVLVTAAVADDVPVELTGRRVGVVCSAAADDAVRRSSLAAESAESGASSAGSGEPS